From Malus sylvestris chromosome 1, drMalSylv7.2, whole genome shotgun sequence:
GGACAACAGAGATTTCTCTAATACTGAGGATAGACTGGGTCGGGACCTGCCATCAGAGAAGCCTTTGGCAGATGAGTCATCCCCAGCTGATTCGTCAGCTAACAATAGAAGTAATCAGAGTAATTTATCTTCTTTGTATCCCCCTCACCCCAATTTTAGGGTCGGAGTTGACAGCCCTTTTATTGGTTCAATGGAAGAAGAAGGTAGAGGTAACTCCAGTTCACGTTACAGGAGGAGTAATGATCCCAATTTGGTTCGAGGGCATGGTAATGCATGGAGGGGTGTCCCAAGCTGGAATTCACCAGTTCCAAATGGCTTCATGCATTTCCAACATGGGGCACCTCACGGTGGTTTTCAAGGGATGCTACCACAGTTTCCAGCTCCAACAATTTTTGGTGTTAGACCTTCAATGGATATTAACCACTCTGGGATGCCTTATCATATGCCTGACGCTGAgagattttccaatcacttGCGGCCACTTGGGTGGCAGAATATGATGGATGGTTCAGGTCCTTCTCACTTGCATCTATGGGATGGGAGTAATGGTGCCTTTAGGGATGAGACTCACATGTATGGCGGTGCCGAATGGGATCAAAGCAGGCATCCAATGAATGCTCGTGGATGGGAATCTGGTGGTGAGACATGGAAAGTACATAACAATGATGTGAAAAGGGACTTGCCTTCCCCAGCACAGAAAGATGATTATCTTGTGCAGGCTGCCATGGATGATGCTGTGGCTGGGAAGACAGGTCAGATGTCTCTCCATGAGGATAACCTGGATCCTGGAGTTTCTAAAACCGTTGAAAGAAGGTCCACTGTGACCTCTCCATTAAAGGAGCCTATGCCTAAAAGTAGTCACGAGAAGTCACCTGGCCGCTCTAAATTTCAGAGTGATGATGTCCTCTCTTTAAGTCATTATTATCTTTCCAAGCTTGACATTTCATCAGAACTTGCTCATCCCGAGGTGTATAGCCAGTGTATGAGCATACTGGATAGTGAACGAAGTGCAACTGTTGATGAAGATGCTACTACACATACAATTTTGGAGGTGCAGATTCCTTCCAAAACTTAGTTTAGAGCGTTTTGATTTGAGAACCTAGTCTTACTAATTGCATCTTCCTCTTAATGTCACAGGGTGTAAGAGCAGGATTGAAATCGTCCAGAACCTTATTAAGTTCCTCACTTTTTCCTCCTTTGAAGGATTTTGTCTTTCAGGTATGCTTGAATTTCTTGCTTACATAATTGCAGGTATTAATCTTTATGTATTTGCATCCGTGTTGACTGACATTTTATTTTCTGACTTGCAGAAAGCGATGAATCTTTACAAGAAGCAGAGGATGGAAACTATAGGCTTGCCAATTATTGCTGGAGGAGCATTGGATATTATTTTAGCATCTGATCCGGAGAATATGGAATCAAAAGACCGTTGTGGTGTGGAGAAAGTAGAGGGAGTAGTCCTGACTTCTGATGCAGAAATGGAAGGTGCTCCTGTCCTGACTTCTGATGTAGGAATGGCAGATGCTCCTCTTGGCACTGCATTGGGTGATGGTGCTGAGAACCTGGAGGTACCAGTTTCATCTCCGAATCACGAGGTGCAGAACGACACATGCGTCCCTTCTCCTATTTTGGAAATGGCAGCTGGAGATAATGGTGGAAGCAAAGCAGGAGATCCCCATACAATTCCAAATGGGGTGGAAATAGAATCCTCGGAGCAGGTGAAATTAGAGGTCGGCGATGCAAATGGTTTCTCATCACCTGGTATCGAGTCTCTTGCTACCACCACTTTACCTGCAGCTGCCAACGACAATGCGATTAGCAAGACTGAAGATGATAATCCAATTGATCAGGCTTCTACCGAAGGCGCGGCTGACGCAGTAACTGGTCCTTTAATAATACCCGAGGGTTCCCAAAAGGCTTGTGAGGCTTTGATGCCGGGGTCTAATGAGTCTGATTCGGTAATTTTAAGTCGGATACATCATTCTCCTGAAAGTACACATTGAACAATTTCTTCTATATCCATGTTTTTTACGGTTCCTTCTATTGCATTTCAGTTAATCATGCTCATCTTATTTTCTGTGGCTTCTCACTTCAGCAaggaaataaaatcaaaatttcggtTTTCCGGCTCGTTGAGCTTTGCCCGGAGTCTTGTTTTCTTCCAGCCCTTGACTTTGCTGCGTTTCGTTTTACTGTTGATTGTCTTGCATTGTCGCCATTTTCTTCGACTTCGATAATTTGTTGCTTGAATTTCTTGCATGGTGTGTTTTCTGCTTCTACCTGGCTTTTGTATagtccacacacacacacacacacacacacacgtgcagTAACTTGTGGAGTTTGTGTTTCTTAGGACTTGTGTAAAATTCGTtaggttttttagccaaaatggtcattgagatttgcataactcttcactttggtcATCGAGATTTGAAATAGATAGAATTGGTCTCTAAGTTTGTccacaatcaatcattttggttattccgtgaaaaatctccataaaataagattaaaatgataaaaatacccttaattttGGTCAAATTattttggcctattgtttattaagttgagggtaattttgtgattttgatccttatttaacgTAATTTTTCactgaatgaccaaaatgattgatggttgaCAATATCAGAGACCACTTCTATTGgtttcaaatctcagggaccaaagtgaagagttaaccaaatctcagggatcattttgactaaaagGCCAATTCGTTAAATGTCTTTAGATGTACAAATGAACATGATTTGGAGTGTATGTTACAAGGAACATGACCAATTCACCATTTGGAGacacaaaattaaccaaaaaagcCGACTGCCAATCCAATCAGTAACGGTAAAATATAACATCCGGCAAATATATGGAGTTCTGATCTGAAAACCTCTGTATGTTATCGATACCTTCGTCCTCAAGCCCTACGTAGTCATCTGCACCGCCTTCGTTTTCATCCTCGTCAAGAACCCCAGCTGCGATTCCCTCATTGAGACGCCTAGCTTCATCGGGCATGGACTTGGGGATCGCATAAGCTTTGTCGTCCTGATAATCGCGAAGCCCGACAAGAACAATATCATCTGCTGCAATCCAAACCTTCTTGTGCATCTTACTGCGGATGTGACAAAGTTGCTTCTTCCCAGCAATGCGCATGGCTTCACACCGGCCATTACCAAACATTCGGAGCACTTGGGCATACTCCTGTCCATCTTTCTTAAAGAAAAGCTCACCTTTTCGTCACCAGCCTCATTCTTGCCTCTCTTCCTGTTCTTTCCTCCCTTACCCTTGTTCCTCGCCATGATTACTAGCTCTGTTTCTCTGCTTTGCGAAGGGGCGAAACTTGCAGGTGGATTGGATTCGATGGAGGAGCACAATACAAGCAATAACGAGCAATAAATCCTAATAAACTCATAGAGAAAACTAAAGCAAACCCTAAACGTATAAACTTGACGGGCAAgcaatatagtttttttttgggttaaaaaacaGGAAGGTAATATAGTTTTTTCTTGGGGTAAAAAAAGGTAATATCGTTTTGGCCATCCTTGTTAACATCGGTAAATCGAAGCTTCatgctttccttttcttttggccaAGCAGTTTGTTTCCTGCATAGAAATAAAATAGTTTCTTGGAAATGCTAAGCTTGTGCAATTTGGGACACAGACGACTACAAGTACCCTATAAGTATGTTACAAATACAATACTGCATTGCATTCTTCTCCAATCTCCCAAGGGGAAGAGCACAAACAAGAAGACGACGAAGACGTTGTTGAGATGGAGTTCACTGAAAAAGACTTTGATGCCTCACAGAACAGGATGATAGCCTTGCTTGAGGTTGCTAGGCTCGCTACCGAGGACCTGGTGCaggaggagcttatgaagcagAAGAGGAAGATCAAGAAGCCTATGCTGATCGATTGGGCGGCCAAGAAAAATAGGTCGTCGAATATTTCTTTCAAAAGAAACTGGGAGATGGTAGATGATCCTGGTGATGTTGGTTGGACGCCTGTGGAACTCAAGATGCAGAAGATGTCGTTGAAGAACAATAACAAGAAAGGCGCAGACACGATGAATATCGctttgaagaagaaagaaacgaTTAGTCCTTCTGCGCCACTTGGGTATCATGACTTGCCTGAAAAATTCAAGAGAGAAATTGAGAGGTTGGGCGGGACTAAAGTGGAGTTGGTGATAGAGAAACAATTGACCAAGACTGATCTACGTTCGGGTAGGATGTCAATGCCTCTAAACCAAATCGTTTCAATTAGTTTCTTGGAAGACGAAGATATGGAGATGCTTGAGAACGGTGAGACAATGACGGTTCGGTTGATAGACCCTGGTCTTGTACAAGGAGATATCAACTTGCGGCGGTTGGAAAAGAGAGAGGGGAAAAACCCGATATATGTTTTGAGGACTCAATGGGGGGATGTTGCTCggaaaaacaaactcaaagcaGCCGATCTCGTTCAAGTTTGGTCGTTTCGGGTTAATCGAGCGCTTCACTTAGCCCTAGTTTTGGTTAAGAGCAGCAGTGTTGACGGCGATCGTCAGGAGATCATGGAAGAATGGAAGAGGTGGTGACAACTAAGGGAAGCTTGCAGTGGCATGCAGGAAACTAGAAGATAATTAAAGGCTTTTAGTTAtacttttttcaaacttttggatTGGGATTTTAAGTTTGACTTCGTGGATCAAAGTTTGTTTGTAATCATTCAGTTTCCATTCAAGAAACatcttaattttttatgaaaaaatgatTTATCGTTATTTTAATACTTATTTCAGAATCAAGTTTCCTGcatcttttaatttttatttcttcaagCTTCAAAATCAATAGAACACAAAAAATCTTTCAAGaatatcatgcataaattattaCTTACGGGTTTCATTTAATTTaaagaaacagaaaataatCATCGTGAATATTGAGTTGCATGTTGACAAAGAAGCACTAGCAGAAATCTGGCCCAAGGCATTGATTTTCTATGACAATTTTGTCCTCAAAGGCCACAAAAGAGCCACAGACTCCATGTCAGTGAAGTAGGAGAGTTGCTGATCATTCAGGCCCAGATAACGGTATCTGTGGCCCTGTGGGACAATGTGACACAAGGGCCCACATAATTTTTACTAGCTAGTGCTTATGCTAGaagatattttataaaaaaaaggtcgtacccagtgcacaaggctcccactttacgcagggtctgggagagatgaatgtcggctagccttacccccatttatggagaggctgctcccaagtctcgaacccgagatctaccgctcatgggcgaaggcacttgccatcgcaccaagtgcgacctcttctAGAAGatattttatgatttaaaaaaataatttgcaAGGCTGATTGAAAAACATGAGTATAGTCACATTTTTTACGAAAAAAAATGTCTTTTGAGTTTGAAAGTTTTAAGCCATTTGGAAGAAGTGTTCATACATTTGGAAGAAGTGTTCATACCATTCTTGAGTCTCATAAGTATTTTTCTTCTATTAAGTAATAATATGGCGTTGCATGTCATTGCTGCCTCTGTTGCTAGGGAGAATGGTAATTGTCCAGGAACTGAAGGTCCAGACATCTCCGAAATAGTTGCACGAATTACTAAGTGTCAATTCTTTCCTTATCTTTGTGGGCAAGCAGTTTGTTTCCTATATAGATACGGATTTTTTTAGAAATTCCAAGTTCGATTAGTGTTATATTACCAGTGTTTCAGCAACTACTGTACCTAGTTTTGGAAGGATTCCTAAACCTATGCGGGTTTAATTTCCTAAAACCCTAAGATTCCTATACTTGAAGGGCACGCTTTTAGCCGATTAGTAATCCTAATCACACACTGATCGGTGCTGTAAAAACCCTATAAAATCTCAGTAAACCCCTGCAGGGTTAACCAGAATAATACATTTATATTTGTTCTAAGCTCTGTGCCATACTTCGCTTACCTCGTATCTTCTTCAATCTctcgaagaagaaaaggaagaagataacATGGCGCGGTTATTAAGTGCAAAATACTTCGATGGCTTGACGGAGTGGCCTCAGAACTTTACCAAGTTCGACTGGTTAGTTACAATTGCTGGGGTTGAAGTTGAGATGCATACGCAGGAGGAGAAACTGATGGAGCGAAAGAGAGAAACTTTGATGAAAGAGAAGGCTCTCAAGCAGCCGATGCTAGTCGAGCCGCCCAAGAAACAAAGGTCGCCCCCTATCGGTTCTACAAGAACAGATTATTCGTTGAAAAGAAAATGGGCTAGCAATAGCATAAATGATGATCGTGCGCCGAAGATACAAAGGTCGTGTGGTGGACCGAAAATTATTTTCCAAAGCATGTATCGTGGTGATGATGATCTTGGTAGGGGTGACCTGGGATGCAAGAAACAAAATGTGATGCCGAAGGACAAAGTCAAGAAAGCCAAGGGATCGACCAAGAACTCTCTGAAGACGAAAGAACCAATTGGTAGTCCTTCCACGCCACCGAAATATCACGACTTGCCTGACGAATTCAAGAGAGAAATTACAAGGTTGGAGGGGACTAGGCTGAGCTTGGTGATACAGAAGCCATTGACTATGACTGATGTAAATCAGAACGACAACAGGCTGTCAATGCCTGAAGCTCAAATCgtatccatggatttcttggaagGTGCAGAGAAGGAGTTGCTTAAGGAAAATCAAACAATGTCGGTTCAGTTGATAGACCCTGGTCTTGTAAAAGGAGGTATAAACTTGAGACGGTGGCATATGAAAAAGAAACCGGATAAAAATAGTAGCAAACCGGAGAAAAATGGCAGCATAATCTATGTGTTGAGAACTCAATGGGGTGCGGTTGCTAAGAGGAATAAACTCAAACCAGATCAGCTTGTTCAGGTTTGGTCGTTCCGGGTTAATGGAGCGCTTTACTTGGCTCTGGTCTTGGTTAAGGAGAGTCGCGGTGAAGGTGATCATAAGGAGAGCGATGGCGGCCATAGCGGGGGTAAGAGTGGTGTTGTTGAGGGTGAAACTAGTGGCAGTAGTACTGGTATTGGTGGTAGCGGAGGAGGAAGTGAGATAATGGAAGAAAAGAAGGATGACAACAATGGGAATGCTAGTGGGGCAAGTACTGTGATCAATGGGTCGGACCATGCAAGTCCCAACCGTAGCGGAAGCAGGAAAGAAGATGCCGACGTCGAACCCAAACTCTAAACCCTTAACTGTAAACTCACACGCCAAAAGatgaacttttttttataaatccTTAAATGTGTGCAAATAATTTTTtggaataaattttttatttctttgatatTAAGATTTTTTGGCTGCACTATATCACTTTGTTTCCCCTCAATGCTTGGGAATTAGTAATAGTCTACTgatgagtttttttattttttatttttttttatggtgtAAGTGCATTGAAATTTAGTCCAGTCCGAAAGAAGAAAACCTTGATTTTACTTGCTAGGTCAACATTTAAATTTTGTTATGTACacgaaataaaattaaacaaacttGGAGAGGCAGCACCTTATGTCCAACAATCCAGTACCACCAGAGAAAATAGGGTGTTCTACCTTCAGATCACGTGTCTGTATAACCATATACACAAGGTCAAAacctttttatattttgtatctTACATAATCATTCATGAACACGCTCATAAAAGAGTGATACATACTGCTAGTCGGACATAAgaattccttttttttaatatcataatgataaaaataaaaataaaaacgatcTCAAACCAACAAGACTCTCtactttgcaaaaaaaaaaaaaaaaaaaaaaaaaaaaccgtctatcgtaaaaaattatttatacgCCTTACCATTTTGATATGACCTGAAAACTAGTACCAATTAAAATGGTAATgcataaaaataattttctacAAGTCCATGTGTGGATGGGTAAAGTTGACCACGTGGATCATTATTTCTGGCCTAAGCCAAGCAGAGAAATTAGGACCGCTCGTGTCCACAATATCTTATCTTTCCTCCTAACAATTTATCGTCACCCTCCACAAATACAAAGGATCAGAAAATGCAGAATTCAGTGGCATATACTTATATAGAACAGAATTCAAGATGTAATGTAAGTTATTAAAAAAACAGAAACCAAAAACTAAGCAGAAGATATGGCGCATCATTTGCTAGCGAGCTACCATATATCAGGAAAACTCAGCAAAGAAATTTCATCATATGGATTTACTCCTTCTAGACCAGCTAATATTTTTAGGACAAGtaattcatcatcttcttcagtgcaatgcagcagcagcagcagcagcagcaacagttTGACGTCGTCGACCGATCGGGAAGAAGTAGGGTTTGTGGGGAGTGGGAAGTTTGGTATTGACAGAAAGGGAGAGTTCAAGTATTTGGTGAGTGAGTTTGGTTGGAAGGTCAGGAGTTTGTTCAGAAATGGGGATGAGGTGAGGAAGGCAGCTTATGTTCAAGCTGAAGCATTTCATGAACCTGTATCTCTCTTCGATGatttcttcttcaccttcttccAGGTTTTTCTTATATCCTTTACTTTCTTATATAAGCGatatttttgtttataaatttaaacTGATCTAAAGTGCAAGAGAGAAATTTAAACTCGGTGCATAAGAGCCATATTTGCTTTAATcctttaacgaaaatgactaCGCTTGTTTTTTGGTTACTCTTCAAATTTCATCATCATATATGgtcataagtttaatttaatttggttTCTGCAAATACAGGCTGAAGTGCTTTCTGGGCTTGTATATAAACTTAGGAATTCACCCCCAGATAGGTAAACAATTTTACTTGAAAATTGCAATGTACATTGTTACAAGTATTATTTAGCGTAATAATTATGCGTTTTTATGGTATCTCATTAATAATTCAACAGATACGCTTGTTTAGTTGCTGAGTCTACCCCTGAAACTTCCGAGTCACAAGAACTTGTGGGAGTTGCGGACGTCACAGCGTCGAGGGACCAGGCCGTCCTTCAGCATCTCCCTTCTAGGGCACCGGAATATCTTTACGTATCCGGCATTGCTGTTTTGAAGAGTTTCAGAAGGAAGAAAATAGCTACTGTCCTGCTAAAAGCGTGTGATGCGCTCTCAGTCGAATGGGGTTTCGAGTATCTTGCCCTCCGGGCATATGAGGATGATTACGGAGCTCGCCAATTGTACTCGAACGCAGGCTACCGAGTTGTCTCCAGCGATCCTCCATGGCTGAGTACTTGGATTGGCCGGAAACGCCGTGTT
This genomic window contains:
- the LOC126624380 gene encoding uncharacterized protein LOC126624380 codes for the protein MAHHLLASYHISGKLSKEISSYGFTPSRPANIFRTSNSSSSSVQCSSSSSSSNSLTSSTDREEVGFVGSGKFGIDRKGEFKYLVSEFGWKVRSLFRNGDEVRKAAYVQAEAFHEPVSLFDDFFFTFFQAEVLSGLVYKLRNSPPDRYACLVAESTPETSESQELVGVADVTASRDQAVLQHLPSRAPEYLYVSGIAVLKSFRRKKIATVLLKACDALSVEWGFEYLALRAYEDDYGARQLYSNAGYRVVSSDPPWLSTWIGRKRRVLMVKHSTKT